In Alteromonas naphthalenivorans, one DNA window encodes the following:
- a CDS encoding transcriptional regulator gives MIYQVADFQIDTENFVIVKHGEPLAVEPKVFDLIVYLIDHRDRLVTRDELFKEIWAAREVSDTTLSNHIKAARKLLDDNGEMQRVITTLRGRGYRFAATVTQLKNTPTSEQASANSNSTLKQPEALLKYLFSKTSVVIFFTLLLGLIFITFYRGAAETNNQNSQPYILVLPFGISSDDDKKWQPFTEQITREMITKFGHLPELRVVPSSSAFVFKNDKSFTNIRTKIPSVTHVLDATVNVSSQGNIKVSATLFSLETGALIWDQAFLGQVNDRNFFSIQSEIASGAASSLSVAISPKMEEALYALPTNNVAAYELYVEGQQQMNLLSHEPLRKSIELFSGAIALDPSFEAAYVARANAYRLIMSYFDTPSEVLPMVVSSVQGALAVSSNNADALSSLGLAYVFAWRWNDAWKVLNAAKSQNSELVLTELGFALYYAGLGDVEGVKRALRQADKLDPLNVELADWGHWALAMVGDFDAAVAWARVKIKQHPRVSVLYSGASVSLSLMGEHEEAIAFAQKGVALAPQYPFALIALSQAYGYAGDKHKIAPLLKQAETLNAFMCPYETAISYIILDEFDRAFELLNSAISSRSNCLVFSRFDSRLSPIRQDERFEALLNQVGLDDVSIASYQR, from the coding sequence ATGATTTACCAAGTGGCAGATTTTCAGATAGACACAGAAAACTTTGTCATCGTAAAGCATGGCGAGCCCCTAGCGGTCGAGCCTAAGGTTTTCGACTTAATTGTTTATCTTATTGACCATCGCGACCGGTTAGTAACTCGAGATGAGTTATTTAAAGAAATTTGGGCTGCTAGAGAGGTTTCAGACACCACACTTAGCAATCATATAAAAGCCGCAAGAAAGCTACTTGACGACAATGGTGAGATGCAAAGGGTCATCACTACGTTGCGAGGTAGAGGTTATCGATTTGCCGCGACAGTAACCCAGCTCAAAAACACGCCTACCTCTGAGCAGGCTTCAGCGAATAGCAATTCAACGTTAAAACAGCCTGAGGCTTTATTAAAGTATCTCTTTTCAAAGACCTCTGTGGTCATTTTCTTTACCTTACTGCTGGGTTTAATTTTTATTACTTTCTACAGGGGGGCAGCAGAGACTAATAACCAAAATAGTCAGCCATATATTTTAGTATTGCCGTTTGGCATATCAAGTGATGACGACAAAAAATGGCAACCCTTTACGGAACAAATAACCAGAGAAATGATTACAAAATTTGGCCATTTACCCGAACTTCGAGTTGTACCTTCATCTTCAGCATTCGTTTTTAAAAACGATAAATCGTTTACGAATATTAGAACCAAAATTCCAAGCGTTACGCATGTTTTAGACGCGACTGTGAACGTGAGTTCGCAGGGAAACATTAAAGTTTCTGCTACGCTATTTAGCCTTGAAACCGGCGCGCTTATTTGGGATCAAGCTTTTTTAGGGCAAGTTAATGATAGGAATTTTTTCTCAATTCAATCTGAAATTGCCAGTGGCGCAGCATCGTCTTTGTCGGTTGCCATTAGCCCTAAAATGGAAGAGGCACTGTATGCGTTGCCTACTAATAATGTAGCCGCTTATGAATTATACGTAGAGGGGCAGCAGCAGATGAATCTGTTAAGCCATGAGCCTTTGCGTAAATCCATTGAGCTTTTCAGTGGTGCTATTGCACTTGATCCTTCTTTTGAAGCTGCCTATGTTGCAAGGGCAAATGCATATCGTTTGATAATGTCTTATTTTGACACTCCCAGTGAAGTACTTCCAATGGTGGTGAGTAGCGTGCAAGGTGCGCTAGCGGTCTCGAGTAATAACGCAGATGCGCTATCGTCACTGGGTCTTGCCTACGTATTTGCGTGGAGGTGGAATGATGCTTGGAAGGTGCTTAATGCCGCGAAATCCCAAAACTCCGAACTGGTGTTAACCGAGCTAGGTTTCGCCCTATATTACGCTGGCTTAGGGGATGTTGAAGGTGTCAAAAGAGCGCTAAGGCAGGCCGATAAGCTTGATCCGTTAAATGTTGAGTTAGCAGATTGGGGGCATTGGGCATTGGCAATGGTAGGTGATTTTGATGCAGCGGTGGCCTGGGCTAGGGTCAAAATAAAGCAACACCCTCGGGTAAGCGTATTATATAGCGGAGCGAGTGTTTCGCTTTCGTTAATGGGGGAGCACGAAGAAGCTATTGCGTTTGCTCAAAAAGGAGTAGCGCTCGCTCCACAATATCCGTTTGCTTTAATTGCACTGTCTCAAGCATATGGTTATGCAGGTGATAAGCACAAAATAGCGCCGCTATTAAAGCAGGCCGAAACGTTAAACGCATTTATGTGTCCTTATGAAACCGCGATAAGTTACATTATTCTGGACGAATTTGATCGCGCATTCGAGCTGTTGAATAGTGCAATTTCATCACGTTCAAACTGCCTGGTATTCAGCCGGTTCGACTCTCGCCTTTCACCCATAAGGCAAGATGAAAGGTTTGAGGCTCTACTAAACCAAGTAGGGTTGGACGATGTCTCCATAGCCAGCTATCAACGCTGA
- a CDS encoding zinc-binding alcohol dehydrogenase family protein — MKAIGYTTSLPITDENALTDVELAKPAASGRDVLVKINAIAVNPVDFKIRQRVSPENGEPKILGWDAVGEVVEAGNDVETLKVGDRVYYAGDLTRQGTNAEFQLIDERIVGRAPKSLSDSEAAALPLTAITAWELLFQHLALEKQQAGNPKKTNETVLVVGAAGGVGSIMLQLLKTLTGATVIATASRESSIQWVKSLGADYVVNHRQPLAEQITALNIGPVTHVASLNATDAYLDAYVEIMKPMGKIALIDDPEALDISKLKPKSISLHWEFMFTRSMFQTEDMSAQGELLSDVAALIDAGHVKTTVGKHLGKINAANLIEAHKTLEAGTAIGKIVLEGF, encoded by the coding sequence ATGAAAGCAATTGGATACACTACATCTTTACCTATAACAGATGAAAACGCACTAACGGATGTAGAGCTTGCCAAGCCTGCCGCGTCGGGACGGGATGTCTTGGTGAAAATCAACGCAATTGCCGTTAACCCAGTAGATTTTAAAATTCGCCAACGTGTGTCGCCTGAAAATGGTGAACCTAAAATTTTGGGGTGGGATGCGGTAGGTGAAGTGGTTGAAGCTGGTAATGATGTAGAAACCTTGAAAGTAGGTGATAGAGTATATTACGCGGGCGATTTAACACGCCAAGGCACCAATGCTGAATTCCAGTTAATAGACGAACGCATTGTTGGCCGTGCTCCGAAAAGCTTGTCTGATAGCGAAGCGGCGGCATTACCGCTTACCGCGATAACTGCATGGGAATTATTGTTCCAACATTTGGCGCTTGAAAAACAACAAGCGGGTAATCCCAAGAAAACTAACGAAACCGTGTTGGTAGTAGGCGCGGCTGGCGGGGTTGGTTCAATCATGCTTCAACTGCTAAAAACCTTAACCGGTGCTACGGTTATAGCCACTGCTTCTCGTGAAAGTTCTATACAGTGGGTGAAGAGCTTGGGTGCTGATTATGTCGTTAACCACCGCCAACCATTAGCTGAACAAATTACTGCGCTAAATATTGGGCCAGTTACACATGTGGCAAGCTTGAATGCCACTGATGCATATCTCGATGCCTACGTAGAAATAATGAAGCCTATGGGTAAGATTGCACTTATTGACGACCCTGAAGCGTTAGATATTTCAAAGCTCAAGCCAAAGAGTATTTCTTTACACTGGGAGTTTATGTTCACCCGTTCAATGTTCCAAACAGAAGATATGAGCGCCCAAGGTGAGTTGCTATCCGATGTTGCCGCGTTAATTGACGCAGGCCACGTAAAAACGACAGTAGGTAAGCATTTGGGTAAAATTAATGCGGCGAACTTAATTGAAGCGCATAAAACCCTAGAAGCAGGCACAGCAATTGGAAAAATCGTTTTAGAAGGTTTCTAA
- a CDS encoding FAD binding domain-containing protein: protein MNPFSVQNIKHTQDITGLSTEDSAKYIAGGTNLIDLMKLQVETPSQLINLSQWEDEQSITEHDDHYRVGAMVTNTALANYAYHKPSLSLLSQALLSGATVQLRNRATTGGNLLQRTRCYYFYDTTKACNKRQPGSGCDALTRMNRIHAILGTSDDCIATHPSDMAVAMMALDAKLLLTAKSGNERVVPVREFYCEPGSTPHIENILENEEVITAVIIPKQRHGSQYYRKVRDRSSYAFALVSVAAGLVVKGNRIEKVTLGFGGVGTKPWFPVSAIKVLTGAEFSDEVLDLAIDAELADAKVYGSNNFKPDLLRNTFKSVLNSLYEHQCENDDYEGALYEN from the coding sequence ATGAACCCATTCAGCGTACAAAATATAAAGCATACTCAAGATATTACCGGTTTATCAACCGAAGACAGTGCTAAGTATATTGCGGGAGGTACTAATCTTATCGACTTGATGAAACTTCAGGTTGAAACCCCTTCACAGTTGATTAATTTAAGCCAATGGGAAGATGAGCAGAGTATTACTGAACACGACGATCATTATCGTGTTGGTGCCATGGTTACGAATACGGCGCTCGCCAATTACGCTTATCACAAACCATCACTTTCCTTGCTATCTCAAGCATTATTAAGTGGCGCCACGGTGCAGCTTCGAAATAGGGCGACGACCGGAGGCAATCTACTACAACGAACGCGGTGCTACTATTTTTACGATACCACTAAGGCCTGCAATAAGCGCCAACCTGGTTCAGGATGTGATGCGCTAACAAGAATGAACCGTATTCATGCCATTTTAGGCACTAGTGATGATTGCATTGCCACTCACCCATCGGATATGGCGGTGGCCATGATGGCTCTTGATGCAAAACTGCTGCTAACCGCAAAATCGGGTAACGAACGGGTGGTACCCGTACGTGAATTTTACTGCGAGCCCGGTAGTACACCTCATATAGAAAATATTCTAGAGAATGAAGAGGTTATTACTGCCGTCATTATTCCAAAACAACGTCATGGCAGCCAATATTACCGTAAGGTGCGTGACCGTTCTTCTTATGCCTTTGCTTTGGTATCGGTAGCTGCTGGGCTTGTGGTAAAAGGCAATAGAATTGAAAAGGTTACATTAGGTTTTGGCGGGGTAGGAACTAAACCTTGGTTCCCTGTGAGCGCTATTAAAGTGCTTACAGGCGCTGAGTTTTCTGATGAAGTTTTAGACCTCGCTATTGATGCTGAGTTGGCCGATGCGAAGGTATATGGCAGTAACAATTTCAAACCTGATTTACTCCGTAATACATTCAAAAGCGTGCTGAATTCACTTTATGAACATCAGTGTGAAAATGATGATTACGAAGGAGCGCTTTATGAAAATTGA
- a CDS encoding sterol desaturase family protein codes for MPTPLAILLDPISLGFFALYLLLIMVETLRPARALPPTKFWQARALLTFVIYFYASSYLPLIWDTHLYQYQLFDLTDMNPFAACIIALLVFELLLYGWHRAIHENRYLWRIFHQFHHSAERIDTFGAFYFSPFDMIGFTALSSLALVVFAGVSPEASTYFLFFSSFLAIFQHTNISTPQWLGFFIQRPESHSFHHKKGVHRYNYSDLPIFDIIFGTFKNPKTFVSETGFYQGASMRYLDMLLFHDVVRAAKAEDVINSKNHS; via the coding sequence ATGCCAACCCCTTTAGCTATACTTCTAGATCCGATATCTCTTGGTTTCTTCGCTTTGTACTTATTACTTATCATGGTCGAAACATTGAGGCCTGCAAGAGCGTTGCCGCCAACTAAGTTTTGGCAGGCGCGAGCGTTATTGACCTTTGTAATATATTTCTACGCATCAAGTTATTTGCCCCTTATATGGGACACTCACCTTTATCAATATCAACTGTTCGATCTTACCGATATGAATCCGTTTGCGGCTTGTATTATTGCCCTTTTGGTGTTCGAACTCTTACTCTACGGCTGGCATCGTGCTATTCATGAAAATCGGTATCTATGGCGAATATTTCACCAATTTCATCATAGCGCAGAACGCATCGATACATTTGGTGCTTTTTATTTTAGTCCATTCGATATGATTGGTTTTACAGCACTAAGCAGTCTGGCTTTGGTAGTATTTGCGGGCGTTAGCCCAGAGGCTAGTACATACTTTCTATTCTTCAGCTCGTTTTTAGCTATCTTTCAGCACACAAATATTAGTACGCCCCAATGGTTAGGATTTTTTATCCAAAGGCCAGAGAGCCACTCCTTTCACCACAAGAAGGGAGTGCATCGTTACAATTACTCAGACTTACCTATTTTTGACATTATTTTTGGAACATTTAAAAACCCAAAAACCTTTGTAAGTGAAACCGGGTTCTATCAGGGTGCCTCAATGCGATATTTAGATATGCTGCTATTTCATGATGTGGTTAGAGCAGCTAAAGCAGAGGATGTTATCAACTCAAAAAATCATAGTTAG
- a CDS encoding LysR family transcriptional regulator, with protein sequence MLLEDLIVILKVAEFRSITAAASSLDMRTATASAAVKRVESTLGSDLFIRTTRSLRLSAAGERYLPVCEQAITMLEHAKQNLQEDTGNIEGELRIGLSSDLGRNVIAPWLNRFMDEHTGISMKLHLSDSNIDFYRDPVDIALRYGSPNDASLYGFKICEVPRLLVASPAYLKQHGTPKTLEDLPKHNGLFYQLHDIIYNEWELTRNNQPVKIKMQGNRAANDGDMVRRWCVNGHGLAVKSSLDMCDDLLNNRAVALMPDYIVKPTQLWLICPSRQSITPAVRLLRDTLRTQCQYQLQQLVAAGIFAEDRI encoded by the coding sequence ATGTTGCTTGAAGATCTCATTGTTATTTTAAAGGTCGCTGAATTTCGCAGTATTACTGCAGCAGCATCTAGCTTAGACATGCGCACAGCAACCGCGAGCGCTGCGGTTAAGCGAGTTGAAAGTACGCTAGGTTCCGACCTTTTTATTCGAACAACTCGTTCGCTTCGCCTATCTGCTGCGGGTGAGCGTTACTTACCTGTTTGCGAGCAAGCCATCACCATGCTTGAACACGCAAAGCAAAACTTACAAGAAGATACAGGAAATATTGAGGGTGAATTACGCATAGGCTTATCGTCAGATTTAGGCCGCAATGTTATTGCCCCTTGGCTTAACCGCTTTATGGATGAGCATACTGGTATTAGCATGAAGCTGCATTTAAGCGACAGCAACATCGATTTTTATCGCGATCCTGTTGATATCGCCCTTCGTTACGGTTCGCCAAATGATGCCAGTTTATACGGCTTTAAAATATGTGAAGTGCCTAGGTTATTGGTAGCCTCCCCCGCTTATTTAAAACAGCACGGCACACCAAAAACCTTAGAAGACCTACCTAAACACAACGGCCTTTTTTATCAGCTACACGATATTATTTATAACGAGTGGGAGCTTACCCGCAACAATCAACCCGTGAAAATTAAAATGCAGGGTAACCGTGCTGCTAATGACGGCGACATGGTGCGAAGATGGTGTGTGAATGGCCATGGCCTTGCAGTAAAGTCTAGTTTGGACATGTGCGACGACCTACTTAATAACCGCGCAGTTGCCTTAATGCCTGACTATATTGTTAAGCCTACCCAATTATGGCTAATTTGCCCTAGTAGACAATCCATAACGCCCGCCGTAAGGTTGCTAAGAGATACCCTTAGGACACAATGCCAATACCAATTACAACAGTTGGTGGCGGCAGGTATTTTTGCCGAGGATCGAATCTAA
- a CDS encoding Yip1 family protein — MLLNHVIGMYTHPKEECRNIDRRQETFFYAFSHIAIIALIPTIVAYYSTVYTGWSMGGDLIKLSESSALLMATGMYFGLVAGVVALAVVIHELAKAFESTTTFTQSLELAAYTATPLFMVGFAGLYPELWVVMAALLVGVSYSVYLLFSGVPLLLQLPQEKGFIYSSSVVTCGLVLMVILMTGAVLLWGITTGPIFAS; from the coding sequence ATGCTTTTAAACCATGTTATTGGGATGTACACACATCCAAAAGAAGAATGCCGTAATATCGATCGACGCCAGGAAACTTTTTTCTACGCATTTAGCCACATTGCTATTATTGCGTTAATACCCACTATTGTGGCGTATTACTCAACTGTTTACACAGGTTGGAGTATGGGCGGAGATCTCATCAAATTAAGCGAAAGCAGTGCGCTATTAATGGCGACGGGTATGTATTTCGGCTTAGTTGCTGGCGTAGTGGCCTTGGCAGTGGTCATTCATGAGCTAGCTAAAGCGTTTGAATCAACCACCACTTTCACGCAATCACTAGAGTTAGCCGCTTACACCGCTACCCCATTATTTATGGTGGGTTTTGCTGGTTTGTATCCAGAGCTTTGGGTGGTAATGGCTGCACTATTAGTAGGTGTAAGCTATTCAGTCTACCTACTTTTTTCTGGTGTGCCTTTGTTATTACAATTGCCACAAGAAAAAGGGTTTATCTATTCCAGCTCAGTGGTTACCTGTGGGCTAGTATTAATGGTTATTTTAATGACTGGCGCAGTACTATTGTGGGGTATTACAACAGGCCCTATTTTCGCCAGCTAG
- the miaE gene encoding tRNA isopentenyl-2-thiomethyl-A-37 hydroxylase MiaE — MNTAELLAPINTFLHATTPGAWVEEATKPENFSMLLLDHLICELKASQSAMFLIRKYAVDKESGDALLAWLQPFEQYVYKREGDWRDLPSKNKLSKSVIPRSDSKYGQDLVDKMVLLIKEELHHFYQVLEMMDHFDIEYRSITPSRYAKGLLRHVKTHEPDALVDKLICGAYIEARSCERFAKLAPHVDAKLGEFYISLLRSEARHYQDYLSLATDIAGKDISERIAYFGEVEAELITTNDSDFKFHSGLPA, encoded by the coding sequence GTGAATACAGCAGAATTACTCGCCCCTATAAATACGTTTTTACACGCTACAACACCAGGTGCATGGGTTGAAGAAGCTACCAAGCCTGAAAACTTTTCCATGCTGCTTTTAGATCATTTGATTTGTGAGCTTAAAGCATCTCAATCGGCCATGTTTCTTATTCGAAAATATGCCGTCGATAAAGAAAGTGGCGATGCCCTTTTGGCGTGGCTACAACCTTTCGAGCAATACGTGTATAAACGCGAAGGTGACTGGCGAGATTTACCGTCGAAAAATAAACTGTCGAAATCTGTTATCCCACGCTCTGATTCAAAATATGGCCAAGACCTTGTTGATAAAATGGTGCTACTAATTAAAGAGGAGTTACATCACTTTTATCAAGTATTGGAGATGATGGACCATTTCGATATTGAGTATCGAAGCATCACCCCTTCGCGCTACGCAAAAGGGTTACTAAGGCATGTTAAAACTCACGAGCCAGATGCCTTAGTCGACAAACTCATATGTGGCGCTTATATCGAGGCCCGCTCTTGCGAGCGATTCGCAAAATTAGCGCCCCACGTAGATGCAAAGCTTGGTGAATTTTATATTTCCTTGCTTCGCTCTGAAGCTAGGCACTATCAAGACTACTTGTCGCTGGCCACCGATATCGCGGGCAAAGATATTTCAGAAAGAATTGCGTACTTTGGTGAGGTAGAGGCTGAATTAATCACTACCAATGACAGCGATTTTAAATTCCATAGCGGGCTTCCAGCTTAA
- a CDS encoding ACP phosphodiesterase — MNYLAHLFLAQPTADSHYGNLLGDFRKGVALATLSNGVSKGLENHYTVDKFTDSHASVKQAKALFKPEHRRFAPVAIDMLFDHLLITHWTRFSTIPFEAFCEQSFSLLEKKLPVMPTTMQRSVSHMITHNWFADYAEFEGIGFAIQAVAKRIRFKNDFAQCVQDIEANFTLLNSLFLGFFPALIEHVQQHGPERGTPSGLITV, encoded by the coding sequence ATGAATTATCTAGCACACCTTTTTTTAGCCCAACCTACTGCCGATTCTCACTACGGGAATTTACTTGGCGATTTTCGCAAAGGTGTAGCACTCGCCACGCTCAGTAATGGCGTAAGTAAAGGCCTAGAAAACCACTATACAGTAGATAAGTTTACTGACAGTCATGCTAGCGTAAAACAAGCAAAAGCGTTGTTTAAACCAGAGCACAGGCGTTTTGCACCTGTGGCGATAGATATGCTGTTCGATCATTTATTAATTACGCATTGGACGCGATTCTCTACCATTCCATTTGAAGCATTTTGTGAGCAAAGCTTTTCATTATTGGAAAAGAAGTTGCCTGTTATGCCCACCACCATGCAGCGTAGTGTTTCTCATATGATTACGCACAACTGGTTTGCAGACTACGCGGAGTTTGAAGGGATAGGTTTCGCTATACAGGCAGTCGCGAAGCGTATACGATTTAAAAATGATTTTGCTCAATGCGTGCAAGATATAGAAGCAAACTTCACGCTCTTAAATAGCTTATTTCTAGGCTTTTTTCCTGCCCTAATTGAACATGTTCAGCAACACGGGCCTGAGCGCGGTACTCCCAGCGGACTTATCACGGTTTAG
- a CDS encoding (2Fe-2S)-binding protein — protein sequence MSTLFVNEEAYPLPEDPRTTLLDFLHQHLAMFGAKKGCDHGQCGACTVLVDGERVNACLVFAFQLEGKSVTTIEGIAKNDELHPLQKAFVERDAFQCGYCTSGQICSGVALMDELAAKNPSAVTCSADYSPKEDISERMSGNLCRCGAYPNIVDAIQDVIALEPQ from the coding sequence ATGTCCACTCTTTTTGTAAATGAAGAAGCTTATCCCCTCCCTGAAGATCCAAGAACCACGCTACTCGATTTTTTACATCAACACCTCGCTATGTTTGGTGCCAAAAAAGGCTGCGATCACGGCCAGTGCGGTGCCTGTACCGTATTAGTTGACGGAGAGCGAGTAAATGCGTGTTTGGTTTTCGCCTTTCAGCTTGAAGGAAAATCGGTTACCACCATTGAAGGAATAGCCAAGAATGATGAGTTACACCCCCTACAAAAGGCCTTTGTAGAGCGGGATGCTTTTCAGTGCGGCTATTGTACTTCAGGGCAAATTTGCTCGGGTGTCGCGTTAATGGATGAGCTAGCGGCAAAGAACCCCAGTGCGGTGACCTGTAGTGCTGACTACTCACCCAAAGAAGATATTAGTGAAAGAATGAGCGGCAATTTATGCCGCTGTGGCGCTTATCCCAATATTGTTGATGCAATACAAGATGTTATTGCTTTGGAGCCACAATAA
- a CDS encoding heparinase II/III domain-containing protein: MNIKKFTLTLLTVGITMSPFTLQAKEHPNLILTKPGVERMRDNLGQVPLFDTTLSSVKQEVDAEIAMGIDTPIPKDFSGGYTHQRHKQNFFVAQKAGVLYQVLNDEKYAKYIRDMLFQYEAMYKDLPLHPQERSYSRGKLFWQCLNDSNWLVYMSQAYDAIYDYLSAEERETLETNLFRPFADFISLENPQFFNRVHNHSTWGIAAVGMIGLVMNDEELIQRALYGIEDDGLEVGGKDNDGGTIKVEGQRKGFFANLEEPFSPDGYYTEGPYYQRYAMYPFLIFALAMDNSRPDLKVLQHKDNVLLKGVNALLNLSDADGEFFPINDAQKGMSYYKSSLVSAVDLAYFYGDKNPQLLSVVEKQGEVLLQESGLQAAIDVRDGKAEPFIKQSVNLSDGVNGKQGGIGVLRQGDEDMTLVFKYAAQGLSHGHYDKLSFSMYEKGEEVLQDYGLARFVNIEQKGGGNYLKENKTWAKTTIAHNTLSINQKKHFNGDYDIASQHHSELFTFDAEREDIKVVSATEENAYPGTLMHRTMAMIANDNFEKPFVLDIMRVESDKKNQYDFPFYYFGQVLDMNFKYDTPTSLNPLGDDNGYQHLYVEGKGDAADHNTQFSWLSNGKYYTITSITNSEDEVFFTRIGANDPEFNLRRDPAIMLRRNDTQDTLFVSVVEPHGSYSRVSESSQNSKSSITDLSVVLDSEAYTGIKITDVKGTEQVFIISNEDASKNAKHSVKIDGEKYSWTGPYLYQ; encoded by the coding sequence ATGAATATAAAAAAATTTACCCTTACGTTATTAACGGTGGGCATAACTATGTCGCCTTTTACCCTGCAAGCAAAAGAACATCCTAATCTTATTCTTACTAAACCTGGTGTGGAAAGAATGAGAGACAATTTAGGCCAAGTTCCCCTGTTTGACACAACATTATCAAGTGTTAAACAGGAAGTAGATGCAGAAATTGCTATGGGAATTGATACGCCTATTCCTAAAGACTTTTCAGGCGGTTATACCCATCAACGCCACAAGCAAAACTTCTTTGTAGCTCAAAAAGCCGGTGTGTTGTATCAGGTACTGAACGACGAAAAATACGCAAAATACATTCGCGATATGTTGTTTCAGTATGAAGCCATGTACAAAGATTTACCGCTACACCCTCAAGAACGCTCGTATTCACGTGGTAAATTGTTTTGGCAGTGCTTAAACGACAGTAACTGGTTGGTTTACATGAGCCAAGCTTATGATGCCATTTATGATTATCTTTCAGCTGAAGAACGGGAAACGCTAGAAACGAATTTGTTCCGTCCGTTCGCTGATTTTATCTCACTAGAGAACCCGCAGTTTTTCAATCGCGTTCACAACCATAGCACGTGGGGCATCGCGGCGGTCGGTATGATTGGCCTAGTCATGAACGACGAAGAACTTATTCAGCGTGCCTTGTATGGTATTGAAGATGATGGTTTAGAAGTAGGCGGTAAAGATAACGACGGTGGCACCATTAAGGTAGAAGGTCAGCGCAAAGGCTTCTTTGCTAACCTAGAAGAACCTTTCTCGCCAGATGGCTATTATACCGAAGGACCATATTACCAACGCTATGCAATGTATCCTTTCCTTATTTTTGCTTTAGCAATGGACAACAGTCGTCCAGACTTAAAAGTGCTTCAGCACAAAGACAACGTTTTATTGAAAGGCGTAAACGCGCTTCTTAATTTGTCTGATGCTGATGGTGAATTCTTCCCAATTAATGATGCCCAAAAAGGGATGTCTTATTACAAGAGTTCCTTGGTGAGTGCGGTGGATTTAGCTTATTTCTACGGTGATAAGAATCCACAACTGCTTAGTGTTGTTGAAAAACAAGGCGAAGTGTTATTGCAAGAATCAGGGCTACAAGCGGCAATTGACGTTCGCGATGGTAAGGCTGAACCTTTTATCAAGCAATCAGTGAACTTAAGTGACGGCGTGAATGGCAAGCAAGGTGGCATAGGTGTGTTGCGCCAAGGTGATGAAGATATGACCTTGGTGTTTAAGTATGCGGCCCAAGGCTTAAGTCATGGCCATTACGACAAACTTTCTTTTTCAATGTATGAAAAAGGCGAGGAAGTATTACAAGATTACGGTTTAGCGCGTTTTGTAAATATTGAGCAAAAAGGTGGCGGTAACTACTTAAAAGAGAACAAAACCTGGGCGAAAACCACCATCGCGCATAACACTTTGTCGATAAATCAGAAGAAACATTTTAACGGCGATTACGATATAGCGAGTCAGCATCATTCAGAGTTATTTACTTTTGATGCAGAGCGCGAAGATATCAAAGTGGTAAGTGCGACAGAAGAAAATGCGTACCCTGGTACCTTGATGCACCGCACTATGGCTATGATCGCTAACGACAACTTCGAAAAGCCGTTCGTGTTAGACATTATGCGGGTTGAGTCAGATAAGAAAAATCAGTATGACTTTCCGTTCTACTATTTTGGCCAAGTATTAGATATGAACTTCAAATACGATACGCCAACGAGCCTGAATCCGTTAGGTGATGATAATGGCTATCAACATTTATACGTTGAAGGAAAAGGCGATGCGGCTGACCACAACACTCAGTTTTCGTGGTTAAGTAATGGCAAGTATTACACCATTACTTCTATCACTAACAGTGAAGATGAAGTGTTTTTTACCCGTATAGGCGCTAACGACCCTGAGTTTAACTTACGACGTGATCCAGCCATCATGCTTCGCAGAAATGATACACAGGATACCCTGTTCGTATCGGTAGTAGAGCCTCATGGGTCTTATAGCCGAGTTAGTGAATCATCACAGAATTCAAAAAGTAGTATTACTGACTTGAGTGTGGTGCTTGATAGCGAAGCCTATACAGGTATTAAAATTACCGACGTTAAAGGTACTGAGCAAGTGTTTATTATCTCCAATGAAGATGCGTCGAAAAACGCCAAACATAGTGTGAAAATAGACGGTGAAAAGTATAGCTGGACGGGCCCTTACTTGTACCAGTAA